A window of Pseudomonas monteilii contains these coding sequences:
- a CDS encoding catalase, producing the protein MPMTPPLHGRRKALRLLGIGAILASAGAGFAYAAGWIGAPALTPQRIIDTFEAQAGHHPGYRKNHAKGLCVSGYFESTGLAAPLSSARVFSQPRVPVIGRFALGGANPHVADAAVPTRSLALQLSTDDGQRWRTGMNNPPVLAVNSVEGFYDQVLASTPDPKTGKPDPARQKAFAEAHPEGAAFRQWAAQYRPSDSFASTAYNSINAFRLINDQGAVQPVRWRLEPHTPFQALPTGIADPDYLQHDLQARVKQGPLRWTLRLTLAEPGDAIDDPAQAWPAQRRTVEAGTVVIDRVEAAEQGACRDLNFDPLILPTGIAPSDDPILAARSAAYAESFNRRSRERLETGAHP; encoded by the coding sequence CTGCCCATGACCCCTCCCCTGCACGGGCGCCGCAAGGCCCTGCGTCTGCTCGGCATCGGCGCGATACTGGCCTCGGCCGGTGCCGGCTTCGCCTATGCCGCCGGCTGGATCGGCGCCCCGGCGCTGACCCCGCAGCGCATCATCGACACCTTTGAAGCCCAGGCCGGGCATCACCCCGGGTATCGCAAGAACCACGCCAAGGGCCTGTGCGTCAGCGGGTACTTCGAAAGCACCGGGCTCGCCGCGCCGCTGTCGAGCGCCCGCGTCTTCAGTCAGCCGCGCGTGCCGGTCATCGGACGCTTCGCCCTGGGTGGCGCCAACCCGCATGTCGCCGATGCCGCAGTGCCGACACGCAGCCTGGCCCTGCAGTTGAGCACCGATGACGGGCAGCGCTGGCGCACCGGCATGAACAACCCGCCGGTGCTGGCCGTCAACAGCGTGGAAGGCTTCTATGACCAGGTGCTGGCGAGCACCCCCGACCCCAAGACCGGCAAACCCGACCCAGCGCGGCAGAAGGCCTTCGCCGAGGCGCACCCGGAAGGCGCCGCGTTTCGCCAATGGGCGGCCCAGTACCGGCCCAGCGACAGTTTCGCCAGCACCGCCTACAACAGCATCAATGCGTTTCGCCTGATCAACGATCAGGGCGCGGTGCAGCCGGTGCGCTGGCGCCTCGAGCCGCACACGCCGTTTCAGGCCCTGCCCACGGGCATCGCCGATCCGGACTACCTGCAACATGACCTTCAGGCCCGCGTGAAGCAGGGCCCCTTGCGCTGGACGTTGCGCCTGACCCTGGCCGAGCCCGGCGATGCCATCGACGACCCGGCCCAGGCCTGGCCGGCGCAGCGGCGCACGGTGGAGGCCGGCACCGTGGTCATCGACCGGGTCGAGGCAGCCGAACAAGGCGCCTGCCGCGACCTCAACTTCGACCCGTTGATCCTGCCGACCGGCATCGCACCGTCCGACGACCCGATCCTTGCGGCCCGCTCGGCCGCCTATGCCGAATCCTTCAACCGTCGCAGCCGCGAACGCCTCGAGACAGGAGCACACCCATGA
- a CDS encoding RNA polymerase subunit sigma-24, with protein MHDLDERQWRDLLNSLRRFALWLARDATSADDLVQATLERALSRGAQQREREGLRPWLFTILYRLFLDGKRREKRHARWLGWIGLGTASEASRMDATESSVFAQADLQAFARLPEQQRALLLLVSVEGLSYKEVAQALDIPIGTVMSRLSRARAALRELTEETPAPVALRRLK; from the coding sequence ATGCATGACCTGGATGAACGTCAATGGCGCGACTTGCTCAACAGCCTGCGTCGCTTCGCGCTGTGGCTGGCCCGCGATGCCACCAGCGCCGACGATTTGGTGCAGGCGACCCTGGAACGCGCGTTGAGCCGAGGCGCACAGCAGCGGGAGCGCGAGGGCCTGCGTCCGTGGTTGTTCACCATCCTGTATCGCCTGTTCCTGGACGGCAAACGCCGGGAGAAACGGCACGCCCGCTGGCTGGGCTGGATCGGCCTGGGCACCGCCAGCGAGGCCTCGCGCATGGATGCGACCGAGTCGAGCGTCTTCGCCCAGGCCGACCTGCAGGCCTTCGCCCGCCTGCCGGAGCAGCAGCGCGCCTTGCTGCTGCTGGTCAGCGTCGAAGGATTGAGCTACAAGGAGGTCGCCCAGGCCCTGGACATCCCGATCGGCACGGTGATGTCGCGCCTGTCCCGGGCCCGCGCGGCCCTGCGTGAACTGACCGAAGAAACGCCCGCGCCGGTGGCGTTGCGGAGACTCAAATGA
- a CDS encoding anti-sigma factor, translating to MIFSAPSEHELHAYVDDRLDPARRAQITTWLASHPQEQAMVDGWRDDARRLRVALAGGYEERADAGPSLATVRQRLVRRRQRHVATAAALLLTLGLGSLGGWQAREATWLAGTPPMADAVQAHRLFADTAALDIQAHEPARLRAWLAGHFTQVGELPDLAGEGLVPVGARLLANENGPAALLVYEDAQGGRLSVFLRAPGRHFGHMASGQRREGALEARYWSHGAYNFAVVGPAQDAQGERLQQALRTAL from the coding sequence ATGATTTTCTCGGCCCCGAGCGAGCACGAACTGCACGCCTATGTCGACGACCGCCTCGACCCGGCACGACGCGCGCAGATCACCACCTGGCTGGCCTCGCATCCCCAGGAACAGGCCATGGTCGACGGTTGGCGTGACGATGCCCGGCGTCTGCGCGTGGCCTTGGCCGGTGGGTACGAGGAGCGGGCCGACGCCGGGCCGTCGCTGGCGACCGTGCGACAACGGCTGGTCAGGCGGCGCCAGCGCCATGTGGCCACGGCCGCTGCACTGCTGCTGACCTTGGGCCTGGGCAGCCTGGGCGGCTGGCAGGCCCGTGAAGCCACCTGGCTGGCCGGCACGCCGCCGATGGCCGATGCCGTGCAGGCCCACCGGTTGTTCGCCGATACGGCGGCCCTGGATATCCAGGCCCATGAGCCGGCCCGTCTGCGTGCCTGGCTCGCCGGGCATTTCACCCAGGTCGGCGAGCTGCCGGACCTGGCCGGGGAGGGCCTGGTTCCGGTCGGCGCACGCTTGCTGGCCAACGAGAATGGCCCGGCGGCCTTGCTGGTGTACGAAGACGCCCAGGGCGGGCGCCTGAGCGTGTTTCTCCGCGCGCCCGGCCGGCATTTCGGCCATATGGCCAGCGGGCAGCGACGCGAGGGTGCGCTCGAAGCCCGTTACTGGTCCCATGGTGCCTACAACTTCGCCGTGGTCGGCCCGGCGCAGGACGCCCAGGGCGAGCGGTTGCAGCAGGCCCTGCGTACGGCGCTGTAG
- a CDS encoding ferric anguibactin receptor has translation MSSRCTLACPASVAALPAPRLAHDRTFLAVRLALLLSLGATTHAALAQTPVPQTPSESAQTPLVLSDITVEAAEDAASDLPPVYAGGQVATGGRVGLLGNKDVMETPFSTLSYTEQYVQDLQARDITDVIAATDPSVFTNGVKNTHSESYSIRGFSTSPSDMTVEGLFGMAPFYRASPEIYERIEVLKGPSVLLNGMPPNGSVGGTINLVPKRAADTPLTRVTGTFESDSQIGGHVDIGRRFGEGNQFGVRFNSVYRDGDAATDDQSHRVGVNALALDWRGERARLSLDLFDSDDTTVGQNRGLGLAAGVSVPKPPSADTLLNPDWGRVRTQDKGVILRGEYALSDQLTAYGAVGTSKTHYQYSGAMSATVINARGDISTTLGQLRQEFHKTSAEVGLRGQFDTFGVGHQWSINATQYSDKERDWGRRGIPNTTWVTNLYHPVWGPKAPEAWPSIIHNENDLKSYGIADTLSFLDERVQLTLGVRRQEVVSDTYNTGTGERNRPGYDEHATSPAGAILFKLTDELSLYANYIEGLSKGSSAPLTAANAGEMFAPYESKQREIGAKLDLGTFTHTLALYEIKRPNGYTDPATDIYSFGGEQRNRGVEWTFFGSPTMDVRLMGGIAYVDPKVTKASTSTQEGKTATGVPKLQGKLGVEWDTPFVEGLTLTANATSLSKQYISADNSQSIPGYTLFDAGARYAMNVSGKPVVVRAQVSNLANKNYWGMPQTASLALGEPRTYQLSATIDF, from the coding sequence ATGTCGTCACGCTGCACCCTTGCCTGCCCTGCCTCTGTCGCTGCCCTGCCTGCACCGCGCCTGGCCCATGACCGCACCTTCCTGGCCGTGCGCCTGGCCTTGCTGCTGAGCCTGGGGGCGACGACGCACGCGGCCCTGGCGCAAACGCCAGTTCCCCAGACGCCGAGCGAGTCGGCGCAGACGCCCCTGGTCCTGTCGGACATCACCGTCGAGGCGGCCGAGGACGCTGCCAGCGACCTGCCTCCGGTCTATGCGGGCGGTCAGGTGGCCACGGGCGGGCGCGTCGGCCTGCTGGGCAACAAGGATGTGATGGAAACGCCCTTCAGCACCCTCAGCTACACCGAGCAGTACGTGCAGGACCTGCAGGCCCGGGACATCACCGACGTGATCGCCGCCACCGACCCGTCGGTCTTCACCAATGGCGTGAAGAACACCCACAGCGAGAGCTATTCGATCCGCGGTTTCAGCACCAGCCCCAGCGACATGACCGTCGAAGGCCTGTTCGGCATGGCGCCGTTCTACCGTGCCTCGCCGGAGATCTACGAACGCATCGAAGTGCTCAAGGGCCCCTCCGTGCTGCTCAACGGCATGCCGCCGAACGGTTCGGTGGGCGGCACCATCAACCTGGTGCCCAAGCGTGCCGCCGACACGCCGTTGACCCGCGTGACCGGCACCTTCGAATCGGACTCGCAGATCGGTGGCCACGTGGACATCGGGCGCCGCTTCGGCGAGGGCAACCAGTTCGGGGTGCGTTTCAACTCGGTCTACCGCGACGGCGATGCGGCCACCGATGACCAGAGCCATCGGGTCGGCGTGAATGCCCTGGCCCTGGACTGGCGCGGCGAGCGCGCGCGGCTGTCCCTCGACCTGTTCGACAGCGACGACACCACCGTCGGGCAGAACCGCGGCCTCGGCCTGGCGGCAGGGGTGTCGGTGCCCAAGCCGCCCAGCGCGGACACCCTGCTCAACCCGGACTGGGGACGTGTCCGCACCCAGGACAAGGGGGTGATCCTGCGCGGTGAATACGCCTTGAGCGACCAGCTGACCGCCTACGGTGCCGTGGGCACCAGCAAGACCCATTACCAGTACAGCGGCGCCATGTCGGCCACCGTGATCAACGCCCGGGGTGACATCTCCACGACCCTGGGGCAACTGCGCCAGGAATTTCACAAGACCTCTGCCGAAGTCGGCCTGCGCGGCCAGTTCGACACCTTCGGCGTCGGCCACCAGTGGTCGATCAACGCGACCCAGTACAGCGACAAGGAACGTGACTGGGGGCGTCGCGGCATTCCGAACACCACCTGGGTCACCAACCTCTACCACCCGGTCTGGGGCCCCAAGGCGCCGGAAGCATGGCCCTCCATCATCCATAACGAGAACGATTTGAAGAGCTACGGCATCGCCGACACCTTGTCGTTCCTCGACGAGCGTGTTCAGTTGACCCTGGGCGTGCGCCGTCAGGAGGTGGTCTCCGACACCTACAATACCGGCACGGGCGAGCGCAACCGGCCAGGCTACGATGAACACGCCACCAGCCCGGCAGGGGCCATCCTGTTCAAGCTGACCGATGAGCTTTCGCTGTATGCCAACTACATCGAAGGGCTGAGCAAAGGCAGCTCGGCGCCCCTGACCGCGGCCAACGCCGGTGAAATGTTCGCGCCCTACGAGTCCAAGCAGCGCGAGATCGGCGCCAAGCTCGACCTGGGCACGTTCACCCACACCCTGGCGCTGTACGAGATCAAGCGCCCCAACGGCTACACCGACCCGGCCACCGATATCTACTCCTTCGGCGGCGAGCAACGTAACCGCGGGGTCGAATGGACCTTCTTCGGTTCGCCGACGATGGACGTACGCCTGATGGGCGGCATCGCCTACGTGGACCCGAAAGTGACCAAGGCCAGCACGAGCACCCAGGAGGGCAAGACCGCCACCGGTGTGCCGAAACTGCAAGGCAAGCTGGGCGTCGAGTGGGACACGCCCTTCGTCGAAGGCCTGACCCTGACCGCCAACGCCACGTCGCTGTCGAAGCAGTACATCAGCGCCGACAATAGCCAGTCGATTCCCGGCTACACGCTCTTCGACGCCGGCGCGCGCTATGCGATGAACGTCAGTGGCAAGCCGGTGGTGGTACGCGCCCAGGTCTCGAACCTCGCCAACAAGAACTACTGGGGCATGCCCCAGACGGCCAGCCTGGCCCTGGGTGAACCGCGCACGTATCAGCTGTCGGCGACGATCGATTTCTGA
- a CDS encoding ferric anguibactin-binding protein translates to MNPLATSLLTLAIALSLAGCDQPKADAPNATTTSSADYAPVRIEHALGTTVIKAPPQRVVAFDMSEVDSVVQLQAPLVGMAKDYVSTFLLPYRDDPGIADVGTTIQPNLERLHALKPDLILISPLQAQSYAELSEIAPTLYDDVDLTNQRSDFLDTAKAHLRTLGHIFGKQTLAEQKVAQMDATIARTRQVTEGRPEKALIVLHNNGAFTSYGVKSRYGYVFDTLGVKPASNDLAASLHGQPISNEFIREADPDILYVIDRTAVMERRPALNLDSLDNPLLRRTKAWNAGRVVFVDAQTWYLCTASVTCLERIADDVVKGYLPQDQQVAR, encoded by the coding sequence ATGAATCCTCTCGCCACGTCCCTGCTGACCCTGGCCATCGCCCTGTCCCTGGCCGGCTGCGACCAGCCCAAGGCCGACGCGCCGAACGCTACGACCACTTCCAGCGCCGACTATGCGCCGGTGCGCATCGAGCATGCGCTCGGCACCACCGTGATCAAGGCACCACCGCAACGCGTGGTCGCCTTCGACATGAGCGAGGTCGACAGCGTCGTGCAGTTGCAGGCGCCCCTGGTGGGCATGGCCAAGGACTATGTGTCGACGTTCCTGCTGCCCTACCGCGACGACCCGGGGATCGCCGACGTCGGCACCACCATCCAGCCCAACCTGGAGCGCCTGCATGCGCTCAAGCCGGACCTGATCCTGATCTCGCCCCTGCAGGCGCAGAGCTATGCCGAACTGAGCGAGATCGCGCCGACCCTCTACGACGATGTCGACCTGACCAACCAGCGCAGCGACTTCCTCGACACGGCCAAGGCCCACCTGCGAACCCTGGGTCACATCTTCGGCAAGCAGACCCTGGCCGAGCAGAAAGTCGCGCAGATGGACGCCACCATCGCCCGCACCCGCCAGGTGACCGAGGGCCGCCCGGAAAAAGCCCTGATCGTGCTGCACAACAATGGCGCCTTCACCTCCTACGGCGTCAAGTCGCGCTACGGCTACGTGTTCGACACCCTGGGGGTCAAGCCGGCCAGTAACGACCTGGCGGCGAGCCTGCATGGGCAGCCGATCTCCAACGAGTTCATCCGCGAGGCCGACCCCGACATCCTCTACGTGATCGACCGGACCGCCGTGATGGAGCGCCGGCCTGCCCTGAACCTCGACAGCCTGGACAACCCGCTGCTGCGTCGCACCAAGGCCTGGAACGCCGGCCGCGTGGTGTTCGTCGATGCGCAGACCTGGTACCTGTGCACTGCCAGCGTGACCTGCCTGGAACGTATCGCCGACGACGTGGTGAAAGGCTACCTGCCCCAGGACCAGCAGGTCGCCCGTTGA
- a CDS encoding iron ABC transporter ATP-binding protein: MITLSHVSKAYGPKAVLTDVTVQFPTGRITSLIGPNGAGKTTLLMLIARLQQASAGELCLDGQAIGQWAVRDYAKRVATLRQTPDFNLRLTVDELVAFGRFPYSQGALTADDRRIIDEAIAFLSLEALRGQYVDELSGGQRQMAFLAMTIAQQTPYLLLDEPLNNLDMKHAVLIMRALRRLCDEHGRTVILVVHDINFAANYSDHIVAMKRGTVRFCGPVAEVIDETRLRELFDLDFEILPAGRGFVCNYFNPSLSPELP, from the coding sequence ATGATCACGCTGAGCCATGTGTCCAAGGCCTACGGCCCGAAAGCCGTGCTGACGGACGTCACCGTGCAGTTTCCGACCGGGCGGATCACGTCGCTGATCGGCCCCAATGGCGCGGGCAAGACCACGTTGCTGATGCTCATCGCCCGGCTCCAGCAGGCCTCGGCCGGCGAGCTGTGCCTCGACGGACAGGCGATCGGTCAGTGGGCCGTGCGCGACTACGCCAAGCGCGTGGCGACTTTGCGCCAGACGCCGGACTTCAACCTCAGGCTGACCGTGGACGAACTGGTCGCCTTCGGCCGTTTTCCCTACAGCCAGGGCGCGCTGACCGCCGACGACCGGCGGATCATCGACGAGGCCATCGCCTTCCTGTCGCTGGAGGCCTTGCGCGGGCAGTACGTCGACGAACTGAGTGGCGGCCAGCGGCAGATGGCGTTCCTGGCCATGACCATCGCCCAGCAGACGCCCTACCTGCTGCTGGACGAACCGCTGAACAACCTGGACATGAAGCACGCCGTGCTGATCATGCGCGCGCTGCGCCGGCTGTGCGACGAGCACGGCCGCACGGTGATCCTGGTGGTGCACGACATCAATTTCGCCGCCAACTATTCCGACCACATCGTGGCCATGAAGCGGGGCACGGTGCGCTTTTGCGGCCCGGTCGCCGAGGTGATCGACGAGACGCGCCTGCGCGAACTGTTCGACCTGGACTTCGAGATCCTGCCCGCCGGGCGCGGATTCGTCTGCAATTACTTCAACCCATCGCTTTCGCCGGAGCTGCCATGA
- a CDS encoding iron ABC transporter permease, giving the protein MSRLDARLGIWLLVAALAVAFVLLGSGLDMAYVIPRRLTRLAAIGVAGVCIGCSSVIFQTLTGNRILTPAIMGYEAVYLLFQALLILLIGTHSLILLGRHGNVWLSILLMLGYSWLLHRWLLRDGRQNVYLLLLVGLVLSLVLSTVTQFIQLKVSPGEFSILQGFNYASFNKAQPLQVAYSAVLAALACLVVRRTLPVLDVLALGRDQAIVLGVDHLRAVSVQMAVIAVLVAVSTSLIGPTAFMGVFVANLTYTLARTFRHRVTLPLASGVAMALFIVAQYLVEQAFNYNMSVNILINLVCGAYFLALMTRTRGTA; this is encoded by the coding sequence ATGAGCCGCCTGGACGCCCGCCTGGGCATCTGGCTGCTGGTCGCCGCCCTGGCGGTGGCCTTCGTCCTGCTGGGGTCGGGGCTGGACATGGCCTACGTCATTCCCCGGCGCCTGACGCGCCTGGCGGCGATCGGGGTCGCCGGCGTGTGCATCGGCTGCTCCTCGGTCATCTTCCAGACCCTGACCGGCAACCGCATCCTGACCCCGGCCATCATGGGCTACGAGGCCGTCTACCTGCTGTTCCAGGCCTTGCTGATCCTGCTGATCGGCACCCACAGCCTGATCCTGCTCGGTCGCCACGGCAACGTCTGGCTGTCGATCCTGCTGATGCTCGGCTATTCCTGGCTGCTGCATCGCTGGCTGTTGCGCGACGGCCGGCAGAACGTCTACCTGCTGTTGCTGGTGGGGCTGGTGCTGAGCCTGGTGCTGAGCACCGTGACGCAGTTCATCCAACTCAAGGTCAGCCCTGGGGAGTTCTCGATCCTGCAAGGCTTCAACTACGCCTCGTTCAACAAGGCGCAGCCGCTGCAAGTGGCCTACTCCGCCGTGCTGGCCGCCCTCGCCTGCCTGGTGGTACGGCGCACGCTGCCGGTGCTGGACGTGCTGGCGCTGGGGCGCGACCAGGCCATCGTGCTAGGGGTCGATCACCTGCGCGCGGTCAGCGTGCAGATGGCCGTGATCGCAGTGCTGGTGGCGGTGTCCACCAGCCTGATCGGGCCGACGGCCTTCATGGGCGTGTTCGTCGCCAACCTCACCTACACGCTGGCACGGACCTTCCGGCACCGGGTCACGCTGCCGCTGGCCAGCGGGGTGGCGATGGCATTGTTCATCGTCGCGCAGTACCTGGTCGAACAGGCGTTCAACTACAACATGTCGGTCAACATCCTGATCAACCTGGTCTGCGGGGCGTATTTCCTGGCCCTGATGACGCGTACACGAGGAACCGCATGA
- a CDS encoding iron ABC transporter permease has product MVGVGRMTWLDLAGLSEDAWLTLTASRLPRLAALMLSGAGLAVCGVVLQQIVRNRFVEPATSGGLDAAKLGILIAVSAFPGVGTAGKMLMALGVSFAASLAYVAMIRRIRFKSIVLVPVLGLMYGSVLSALAEFWAYRHQLLQSLQGWLMGDFSRIVQGNYEIIFVILPVVVLIYLFAQRFTVLGMGEGMANSLGLNYTATMTLGLLLVALTVSVTVITVGAIPFVGLVIPNLIALRYGENLQRTLPLVALCGASMLLACDILGRLLIYPFEVPIGLVAGSVGGVLFLILLLRRST; this is encoded by the coding sequence ATGGTCGGGGTCGGCCGGATGACCTGGCTCGACCTGGCCGGCCTGTCCGAAGACGCCTGGCTGACGCTGACGGCCAGCCGCCTGCCGCGCCTGGCTGCCCTGATGCTGTCCGGTGCCGGCCTGGCGGTGTGCGGGGTGGTGCTGCAACAGATCGTGCGCAACCGCTTCGTCGAGCCGGCCACCAGCGGTGGCCTGGACGCGGCCAAGCTCGGCATCCTGATCGCCGTGAGCGCTTTTCCAGGTGTCGGCACCGCCGGCAAGATGCTGATGGCGCTGGGCGTCAGCTTCGCTGCCAGCCTGGCCTACGTGGCGATGATCCGCCGCATCCGCTTCAAGAGCATCGTGCTGGTGCCGGTGCTCGGCCTGATGTACGGCAGCGTGCTCAGCGCCCTCGCCGAATTCTGGGCCTACCGTCACCAGTTGCTGCAGAGCCTGCAGGGCTGGCTGATGGGCGACTTCTCGCGCATCGTGCAGGGCAATTACGAAATCATCTTCGTCATCCTGCCGGTGGTGGTGCTCATCTACCTGTTCGCCCAGCGCTTCACCGTCCTGGGCATGGGTGAAGGCATGGCTAACAGCCTGGGCCTGAACTACACGGCGACCATGACCCTCGGGTTGCTGCTGGTGGCGCTGACGGTATCGGTCACCGTGATCACCGTCGGTGCGATTCCCTTCGTCGGCCTGGTCATTCCCAACCTGATCGCCCTGCGCTATGGCGAGAACCTGCAGCGGACCTTGCCGCTGGTGGCCCTGTGCGGCGCCTCGATGCTGCTGGCCTGCGACATCCTCGGGCGTCTGTTGATCTACCCCTTCGAGGTGCCCATCGGCCTGGTGGCCGGCAGCGTGGGCGGCGTGCTGTTTCTGATCCTGTTGCTGAGGAGGTCCACATGA
- a CDS encoding ABC transporter ATP-binding protein: protein MLKTFIALLGADARVLYRYLGLTLVYGLLSGLTIVTVVPVLSHLLSGAPGRAAAWLVALLVGVALCWGLRRVVEKLGIRVGIAVLQGGRHRLGEHMAQLPIGWFDAANTARLSHVTTQGMMTLAQLPAHVFTPLLTAIVTPVTVGVALYGLDARLGTLALVALLVLLALFAVTARLGQRADARHHAQTARASQRMVEFAQAQSVLRAFNGDAGGTRFLQRALDEQQRAGKDLIRVSAMSVVFNTGAVHAVFALLLVGAVLTLGHLGVTGVPAGTGVALVMALLLTTRFIDPLLEVASYSDVLRGARSQLAVVADLLAARPLPLPERTQAPADASVELRGLSFAYGPDQPKVLDGIDLTFPAGSMTALVGASGSGKSTVMRLIARFFDADQGSVRIGGVDVRQMSSAQLAGQISQIFQDAYLFQGSIADNIRLGKPDATDDEVLEVARQAGIMEMLERLPQGLATPVGEGGTRLSGGERQRLSIARALIKPAPILLVDEATAALDAHNQAAITETLTRLRGQRTVIVIAHQLSTVAMADRIVVLDQGRVCEHGTPAALREAGGRYAHFLAQRQMAKGWRIAGQPVDEGCV, encoded by the coding sequence ATGCTGAAGACGTTCATCGCACTGCTGGGCGCGGACGCCCGCGTGCTGTACCGCTACCTGGGGCTGACCCTGGTCTATGGCCTGCTCAGTGGCCTGACCATCGTGACCGTGGTGCCCGTGCTCTCGCACCTGTTGAGTGGCGCGCCTGGACGCGCCGCCGCCTGGCTGGTGGCGCTGCTGGTCGGCGTGGCGCTGTGCTGGGGGTTGCGCCGGGTCGTGGAGAAACTGGGCATCCGCGTTGGCATCGCCGTCCTGCAAGGGGGACGCCACCGTCTGGGCGAGCACATGGCGCAGCTGCCGATCGGCTGGTTCGATGCGGCCAACACCGCGCGCCTGAGCCATGTCACGACCCAGGGCATGATGACCCTGGCGCAGTTGCCGGCCCATGTGTTCACCCCACTGCTGACGGCGATCGTCACACCGGTCACGGTCGGCGTGGCGCTGTACGGGCTGGACGCCCGGCTGGGGACGCTCGCCCTGGTGGCGCTGCTGGTGCTGCTGGCGCTGTTCGCCGTCACCGCGCGCCTGGGCCAGCGCGCCGATGCCCGACACCATGCGCAGACCGCACGTGCCAGCCAGCGCATGGTCGAGTTCGCCCAGGCCCAGTCGGTACTGCGCGCATTCAATGGCGACGCTGGCGGCACGCGCTTTCTGCAACGCGCCCTGGACGAGCAGCAGCGCGCCGGCAAGGACCTGATCCGGGTGTCGGCCATGTCGGTGGTGTTCAACACCGGCGCGGTGCACGCGGTGTTCGCCCTGCTGCTGGTCGGCGCCGTACTGACGCTGGGTCACCTGGGTGTCACAGGCGTACCGGCCGGCACGGGCGTGGCCCTGGTCATGGCCCTGCTGCTGACCACGCGCTTCATCGATCCGCTGCTCGAGGTCGCCAGCTACAGTGACGTGCTGCGCGGTGCGCGCAGCCAACTGGCCGTGGTTGCCGACCTACTCGCCGCACGCCCCCTGCCTCTGCCCGAGCGCACCCAGGCGCCCGCCGACGCCAGCGTCGAGCTGCGCGGCCTGAGCTTCGCCTATGGCCCAGACCAGCCCAAGGTGCTCGACGGCATCGACCTGACCTTTCCTGCCGGCAGCATGACCGCGCTGGTAGGGGCTTCCGGCTCGGGCAAGAGCACGGTGATGCGCCTGATCGCGCGGTTCTTCGACGCCGACCAGGGCAGCGTGCGCATCGGCGGCGTGGACGTCCGGCAGATGAGCAGTGCCCAGCTGGCCGGGCAGATCAGCCAGATCTTCCAGGACGCCTACCTGTTCCAGGGCAGCATCGCCGACAACATCCGCCTCGGCAAACCCGACGCCACCGATGACGAGGTGCTCGAGGTGGCGCGCCAGGCGGGCATCATGGAGATGCTCGAGCGCTTGCCCCAGGGCCTGGCGACGCCCGTCGGCGAAGGCGGCACCCGCCTGTCGGGCGGCGAGCGTCAACGCCTGTCGATCGCGCGTGCGCTGATCAAGCCGGCGCCGATCCTGCTGGTCGACGAAGCCACGGCGGCACTGGATGCACACAATCAGGCCGCGATCACCGAGACCCTGACGCGCCTGCGCGGCCAACGCACGGTGATCGTGATCGCCCACCAGTTGTCCACCGTAGCCATGGCCGACCGCATCGTGGTACTTGACCAGGGTCGCGTCTGCGAGCACGGCACGCCGGCAGCGCTGCGCGAGGCCGGCGGGCGGTACGCACACTTTCTGGCCCAGCGCCAGATGGCCAAGGGTTGGCGTATCGCCGGGCAGCCGGTGGACGAGGGGTGCGTTTGA